A single genomic interval of Lates calcarifer isolate ASB-BC8 unplaced genomic scaffold, TLL_Latcal_v3 _unitig_5445_quiver_1785, whole genome shotgun sequence harbors:
- the LOC108874512 gene encoding uncharacterized protein LOC108874512: MASCGEDTIETAAVGRPFQLGMLYDCRKDALIPGVTLWDLKELQKNTSVQQQNNTEFNVTASDSIEEKSNLLKISGSLKLSLLGGLVNVRGSAKYFQDTKKSQKQARVTLQYNATTKFETLTMSHLAHGQVSHPNVFEDDTATHVVTAILYGAGAYFVFDRESSSEDETKQVEGEANLTFNKLKFLTVDAEASLNMDDKERAAVEKFSCTFHGDFKLPSNPTSFTDAVKVYRTLPDLLGQDGEHAVPLRVWLYPLVKLDSRAARLQRDISRALITCSSETIESLNRTEMRCSDLLKDTAATTFPAMEKKVQDLMQMCCQYKLDFMQKLGSVLPSIRGGGKEESVLEEILKAHERSPFNNKDLDQWLKTKGKESDTLKSFLKQLDKLGVKMEDHLDDLLSDLDVRNVVCFSFTSVDQPDAFLVKLSNHLRPAGMVDSAGSSDLQDTNTNWLSSDTRQTMRKRLKLFGELKKSSNSDDTKFIVTSKYAESHPGACIFIYEDGCDDAVCFVSPSKPATPSTTASHDSFTVTVSEPDSVTVEYTVDYRQKQQQDTEWTSHPVKKNQETVTLSGLKPDTEYEIRATAVGKLSYAVSSDVCRAVTLTAVAPPTQVKDTEVKANSITLTWSNPSVQCCESVKGYIIEFREENSSQWQSKETREEVYTFTLNSLKQDTVYSIRMCTDGGVGVSQPGEELNVKTKKEPLDAKKFTLIQGNPPVYLLKLKPAGVGQVNKKVFGSAPTGKQSNKTIMVVGATGSGKTTLINGMINYILGVDWEDNWRFKLINEETNKTQACSQTSEVTAYQIYHTDGFQVPYSLTIIDTPGFGDTRGIKQDKEITEKIRQFFSVNGGIDSIDAVCFVVQSALARLTHTQRYIFEAILSIFGKDIASNIIVLVTFADGKSPPVLEAIKAANIPCATKEDGSILNFKFNNSVLFAENTGVKHEDNFDYMFWKMGKASMNTFFTHLNTMQPQSLTLTKEVLQERKQLEATVEGLQPMIRQGLSKLEEINSTKAALENHETHMKENEDFEYEVEIEKSDKIDLEPRTFVTNCHGCNYTCHYPCQIPKDEHKLGCAAMKNGNCTVCPGKCVWSDHFNMKYRWETKRVTEKRTYQDLKSKYEAALGKKMDTEKIIEQLEVEYEQVQGKVVEMMNTLTNCLQRLREIALRPDPLATPDYIDLLIQTEEQEAKPGFKQRIKELNEVRQGAVLLKKVAEGFTLTDKETSKWKKMKSTAKGVFNHVVNWFTSDKSK, translated from the exons ATGGCCTCATGTGGTGAAGATACCATAGAGACTGCAGCTGTGGGAAGACCGTTCCAGCTCGGCATGCTGTATGACTGCCGGAAGGATGCTCTCATTCCAG GTGTAACCTTATGGGATCTAAAGGAGCTACAAAAGAATACAAGTgtgcaacaacaaaataatactgAGTTTAATGTCACAGCATCAGATTCGATTGAGGAGAAGTCCAATTTGTTAAAGATCTCTGGCTCTCTTAAACTGAGTCTGTTGGGAGGACTGGTGAACGTGAGAGGATCAGCAAAATATTTCCAAGACACAAAGAAATCTCAGAAACAAGCTCGAGTGACTCTTCAGTACAACGCAACAACAAAGTttgaaacactgacaatgtCTCACCTGGCTCATGGACAGGTATCTCATCCTAATGTGTTTGAAGACGACACTGCCACTCACGTGGTCACAGCCATCCTGTACGGAGCTGGAGCTTActttgtgtttgacagagaaTCATCATCAGAGGACGAGACAAAACAAGTGGAGGGAGAAGCTAACCTCACCTTCAACAAGCTGAAATTCCTCACAGTAGATGCTGAGGCTTCACTCAACATGGatgacaaagagagagcagcagtagAAAAATTTAGCTGCACGTTTCACGGAGACTTCAAGCTACCCTCCAACCCAACGTCCTTCACTGATGCTGTGAAAGTTTACAGGACCCTTCCTGACCTGCTGGGACAGGATGGAGAACATGCTGTTCCTCTCAGGGTGTGGCTGTACCCTCTGGTGAAGCTGGATTCAAGAGCGGCAAGACTCCAAAGAGACATCAGCCGTGCTCTCATCACGTGCTCATCAGAAACTATAGAGAGTTTAAACAGGACAGAGATGAGATGCAGCGACCTCCTGAAAGACACCGCAGCAACAACATTTCCTGCCATGGAGAAGAAGGTTCAGGATTTGATGCAGATGTGTTGCCAGTACAAGCTTGACTTCATGCAGAAGCTCGGGTCAGTGCTTCCTTCAATCCGAGGGGGTGGGAAAGAGGAGAGTGTCCTTGAGGAAATCCTTAAGGCTCATGAGAGGTCACCATTCAACAACAAAGACCTGGATCAGTGGCTAAAAACCAAAGGGAAGGAATCAGATACTCTGAAATCCTTCCTTAAACAGCTGGACAAACTAGGAGTGAAAATGGAAGACCATCTGGATGACCTGTTGTCTGATTTAGACGTCAGAAATGTTGTGTGCTTTTCATTTACCTCTGTAGACCAGCCTGATGCTTTCCTGGTCAAACTGTCCAATCATCTCAGACCAGCAGGAATGGTGGACTCTGCTGGATCCTCTGATCtacaggacacaaacacaaactggcTCTCCAGTGATACTCGACAGACAATGAGGAAACGACTGAAACTGTTTGGAGAACTGAAGAAGTCCAGCAACAGTGATGACACCAAATTCATAGTTACATCAAAATATGCTGAGAGTCATCCTGGAGCGTGTATTTTCATATATGAAGACGGGTGTGATGATGCAGTCTGCTTTGTTTCTCCATCAAAACCTGCTACTCCATCCACCACTGCATCACATGACAGCTTCACAGTTACAGTATCTGAACCAGACTCTGTCACTGTAGAGTACACAGTAgactacagacagaaacagcagcaggacactgaATGGACATCTCACCCAGTGAAGAAGAACCAAGAGACAGTAACTCTGTCAGGACTAAAGCCAGACACTGAGTATGAGATCAGAGCCACAGCTGTGGGTAAACTCAGCTATGCTGTCAGCAGTGATGTCTGCAGGGCTGTAACCCTCACAGCAGTTGCTCCACCCACTCAGGTAAAAGACACTGAAGTGAAAGCAAACTCCATCACTCTGACATGGAGCAACCCGTCTGTCCAATGCTGTGAATCTGTGAAAGGATACATCATTGAattcagagaggaaaacagcagtCAGTGGCAGAGTAAAGAGACCAGAGAGGAGGTCTACACATTCACTCTGAACAGCCTTAAACAGGATACAGTCTACTCCATCAGGATGTGCACAGATGGAGGTGTTGGAGTAAGTCAGCCTGGTGAAGAACTCAATGTTAAAACTAAGAAAGAACCACTGGATGCAAAGAAGTTCACACTCATCCAAGGTAATCCACCAGTCTACCTACTTAAACTGAAACCAGCAGGAGTTGGTCAGGTCaataaaaaggtttttggaAGCGCACCAACCGGAAAGCAATCAAACAAAACCATTATGGTTGTAGGTGCAACTGGATCTGGCAAGACCACCCTCATCAACGGCATGATCAACTACATTCTTGGAGTCGATTGGGAGGACAACTGGAGATTTAAACTGATAAATGAAGAAACCAATAAAACACAAGCCTGCAGTCAGACGTCAGAGGTGACAGCCTACCAGATTTACCACACAGATGGTTTCCAAGTTCCCTACTCTCTCACAATCATCGACACTCCAGGGTTTGGGGACACCAGAGGAatcaaacaagacaaagaaataacagaaaaaataagacaGTTTTTCTCAGTCAATGGTGGAATTGATAGCATTGATGCAGTGTGCTTTGTAGTGCAGTCTGCTTTAGCtcgtctgacacacacacagagatacatcTTTGAAGCCATCCTCTCCATTTTTGGGAAGGACATTGCCAGCAACATCATTGTTCTGGTCACCTTTGCCGATGGCAAGTCACCCCCAGTCCTGGAGGCCATCAAAGCTGCCAACATCCCATGTGCCACAAAGGAAGACGGGTCTATTCTCAATTTTAAATTCAACAACTCTGTCCTCTTTGCCGAAAACACAGGAGTCAAGCATGAGGACAACTTTGACTACATGTTCTGGAAAATGGGGAAAGCCAGCATGAATACATTCTTCACTCATCTAAATACAATGCAACCTCAGAGTCTGACCCTGACAAAGGAGGTTCTCCAAGAGCGCAAACAGCTTGAGGCGACTGTTGAGGGGCTGCAGCCAATGATTCGACAAGGTCTGTCAAAACTGGAggaaataaacagcacaaaagCTGCACTGGAAAACCACGAGACCCACATGAAGGAGAATGAGGACTTTGAATATGAAGTAGAGATTGAAAAATCTGATAAGATTGATCTGGAACCAAGAACCTTTGTCACCAACTGCCATGGGTGCAACTATACCTGCCATTATCCTTGTCAGATACCAAAAGATGAGCATAAACTTGGGTGTGCTGCCATGAAAAATGGAAACTGCACAGTGTGTCCAGGCAAATGTGTATGGAGCGATCATTTCAACATGAAGTACCGATGGGAGACAAAACGTGTAACAGAGAAGAGGACGTATCAGGACCTAAAGAGTAAATATGAGGCAGCTCTGGGGAAAAAGATGGATACAGAGAAAATCATTGAACAGTTGGAAGTAGAGTATGAGCAGGTGCAGGGGAAAGTTGTAGAAATGATGAACACTTTAACAAACTGCCTGCAGCGTCTGAGAGAGATCGCACTTCGCCCAGATCCTTTGGCTACTCCAGATTACATTGATCTCCTGATACAGACAGAGGAACAAGAGGCCAAACCTGGATTTAAACAGCGTATTAAAGAGTTAAACGAAGTTAGACAAGGTGCAGTTCTCCTGAAGAAGGTGGCAGAGGGATTCACTCTAACTGACAAAGAGACATCAAAATGGAAGAAGATGAAGTCTACTGCTAAGGGGGTTTTCAACCATGTTGTCAACTGGTTTACTTCTGACAAGAGCAAGTGA